The Gemmatimonas sp. UBA7669 genome window below encodes:
- a CDS encoding FAD-binding dehydrogenase — protein MTPASQHDTPPGADIVVVGAGLAGLVAAAEAADRGARVLLLDQEGEQNLGGQAFWSLGGLFFVNSPEQRRLGIRDSESLALADWLNTAGFDRAEDAWPRRWAEAYVHFAATEKRAWLHAQGMRWFPVVGWAERGGGSAVQAGNSVPRFHLTWGTGPGVMAPFERRVRAHMATGRIVARFRHRVQTLDITNGVITGVHGQVLAASHDARGVASSREVVGDFHFRAAAVVVTSGGIGGNHDLVRQHWPVQRLGEAPAHLLCGVPAYVDGLLQQRVHAQGARLINPDRMWHYTEGLHNWNPIWPNHAIRIIPGPSSLWLDPDGHRLPFPHVPGVDSLATLQHITRNGFPYTWFLLNRHIIKREFALSGSEQNPDLTGKDLALTLKRLGKRVQAPVQAFMDRGQDFVVRNSLPELVDGMNTLVGNTRLNAEHLRREVEARDTQLQHQGGKDPQLALIHAARRYFSERVMRIATPAPLLDPRHGPLIAVRLSVLTRKSLGGLATDLDGRVLDQHNHPMPGLYAAGEVAGFGGGGMHGYRALEGTFLGGCLFSGRSAGRAAATAIR, from the coding sequence ATGACGCCCGCATCCCAGCACGACACGCCGCCTGGTGCCGACATCGTGGTTGTTGGCGCCGGCCTCGCGGGACTGGTGGCTGCCGCAGAAGCGGCAGACCGTGGCGCTCGCGTCCTCCTGCTTGATCAGGAAGGCGAGCAGAACCTCGGCGGGCAGGCCTTCTGGTCGCTGGGCGGCCTCTTTTTCGTCAACTCCCCCGAGCAGCGACGCCTCGGTATTCGCGACTCGGAGTCGTTGGCGCTTGCGGACTGGTTGAACACGGCCGGTTTCGATCGCGCGGAGGACGCGTGGCCGCGCCGATGGGCCGAGGCCTATGTGCACTTTGCCGCGACGGAAAAGCGGGCGTGGTTGCATGCGCAGGGGATGCGCTGGTTTCCCGTCGTGGGGTGGGCAGAGCGTGGGGGAGGCAGCGCGGTGCAGGCCGGCAACAGCGTGCCACGATTCCATCTCACCTGGGGCACCGGTCCCGGTGTCATGGCGCCGTTCGAGCGCCGCGTGCGTGCACACATGGCTACCGGGCGCATCGTGGCCCGCTTCCGCCATCGCGTGCAAACACTCGACATCACGAACGGCGTGATCACCGGTGTGCATGGCCAGGTGCTCGCCGCCTCACACGATGCGCGTGGTGTCGCCAGTTCGCGTGAGGTGGTGGGCGACTTTCACTTTCGCGCCGCCGCGGTCGTCGTCACCAGTGGGGGCATTGGTGGCAATCATGATCTTGTCCGTCAGCACTGGCCCGTGCAGCGCCTTGGTGAGGCACCGGCGCACCTGCTCTGTGGTGTCCCGGCGTACGTGGACGGGTTGCTGCAGCAGAGGGTCCATGCACAGGGCGCGCGACTCATCAATCCCGATCGCATGTGGCACTACACCGAAGGCCTGCACAACTGGAATCCCATCTGGCCGAATCACGCCATCCGCATCATTCCGGGTCCGAGCAGTCTGTGGCTCGATCCCGACGGGCACCGTTTGCCCTTTCCGCATGTGCCCGGTGTGGACAGTCTCGCCACCCTGCAGCACATCACCCGCAACGGCTTTCCCTACACCTGGTTCCTGCTCAACCGGCACATCATCAAGCGCGAGTTTGCGCTCTCGGGCAGCGAGCAGAATCCCGACCTCACTGGCAAGGACCTCGCGCTTACGCTCAAGCGACTCGGCAAGCGCGTGCAGGCGCCGGTGCAAGCCTTCATGGACCGCGGGCAGGACTTCGTGGTGCGCAATTCGCTGCCGGAGTTGGTGGACGGAATGAACACGTTGGTGGGCAACACGCGGCTCAACGCGGAGCATCTGCGCCGCGAAGTGGAGGCGCGCGACACGCAGCTGCAGCATCAGGGCGGCAAGGATCCGCAGCTCGCCCTCATTCACGCCGCGCGGCGGTACTTCAGTGAGCGCGTCATGCGCATTGCCACACCTGCCCCGTTGCTCGACCCGCGTCATGGTCCGCTCATTGCCGTCAGGCTCAGCGTCCTCACGCGCAAGTCATTGGGTGGGCTGGCCACCGATCTCGATGGCCGCGTGCTCGACCAGCACAATCACCCCATGCCCGGTCTCTACGCGGCGGGCGAGGTGGCGGGTTTTGGCGGTGGCGGCATGCACGGATACCGCGCGCTCGAAGGCACCTTTCTCGGGGGCTGTCTGTTCAGCGGGCGCAGCGCGGGCCGCGCGGCCGCGACCGCCATTCGCTGA